Proteins encoded together in one Candidatus Bathyarchaeia archaeon window:
- a CDS encoding ATP-binding cassette domain-containing protein, with protein sequence MLRVENLYAGYGDLHVLFDVDVKAPDREITALIGPNGSGKSTLLKAVFGLATIHSGRVTVD encoded by the coding sequence GTGTTACGCGTTGAAAACCTTTACGCCGGATACGGCGATCTACACGTATTGTTCGATGTGGACGTCAAAGCCCCTGACCGTGAGATCACCGCCCTCATCGGGCCCAACGGAAGCGGAAAGAGCACACTGCTGAAAGCGGTATTCGGCCTCGCCACCATCCACTCCGGACGCGTCACAGTAGAC
- a CDS encoding ABC transporter ATP-binding protein, whose protein sequence is MDVALLKTLNLTKFFSSLKALNDVNVEVKGNSLTLIMGPNGGGKTTFINTVTGFLKPDSGRVFFENQDITGKQPHEIYELGVVRTFQIPQPLKNLTVLENLMMAEQNPGEAILNSLTGSWWKKEGELAERAFHILEFLEIDHLWDVESYKLSGGQLKLLEVGRALMKNAKLLVMDEPVAGVNPALAHSILERLVQLKKMNITVLIVEHRLDIALKYVDYVYVMAEGRVIAQGREEEVLNNPEVVEAYLGVTR, encoded by the coding sequence CCCTAAACGACGTTAACGTCGAGGTTAAGGGAAACAGCCTGACCCTCATTATGGGTCCCAACGGCGGGGGGAAAACCACTTTCATCAACACCGTCACAGGGTTCCTTAAACCTGACTCTGGAAGGGTTTTCTTTGAAAATCAAGATATCACTGGTAAACAGCCTCATGAAATCTACGAGTTGGGCGTGGTGAGGACCTTCCAAATCCCACAGCCTCTCAAAAACCTCACGGTCCTGGAAAACCTCATGATGGCCGAGCAAAATCCCGGTGAAGCGATCCTAAACAGCCTCACAGGCTCTTGGTGGAAAAAGGAGGGAGAGCTGGCTGAGAGGGCCTTCCACATCCTCGAGTTTTTAGAGATAGACCATCTCTGGGACGTGGAGTCCTACAAGCTTAGCGGAGGCCAGTTGAAACTCTTGGAGGTGGGAAGGGCCTTGATGAAAAACGCGAAGCTCCTAGTCATGGATGAACCTGTAGCGGGTGTAAATCCAGCCCTAGCCCACAGCATCCTGGAAAGGCTTGTCCAACTTAAAAAAATGAATATAACCGTCCTCATCGTTGAGCATAGGCTCGATATAGCCCTAAAATATGTAGACTACGTTTACGTGATGGCTGAGGGCCGTGTCATAGCCCAAGGTCGGGAGGAAGAAGTGTTAAACAACCCTGAAGTGGTGGAGGCCTACCTCGGTGTTACGCGTTGA